A genome region from Labilibaculum antarcticum includes the following:
- a CDS encoding M13 family metallopeptidase, which translates to MNIKKLSGGILSAGLALSIMVSCAEKAPKGTGVLNKEDMNLAVNPGDNFFEYANGTWMKNTPIPADKSRYGAFDILGESANEAVHNIMEEAAKAENAEPGSNLKKIQDFYATAMDVEKIDKVGIQPLLPEFAQIASVQNATDLRNELLHLHKMGVSALFGAGVDQDMKNTTVNRMYVSEDGLSLSDRDYYVADNETSENIRKEFVKHVAKMFELIGDDAEVAQSNAGRIMKFETRMAEKFNTRLENKDYPAMYNPKTLEELEKEYPNFAWATYFKELGADIKEYVIITHPRFMAELNNMLVDEKMDDIKLYLKWKVLNDAAGAVGSELEKQNFAFFGTTLTGATEQQPRWRRMSNSTGSVLGEAVGQLYVEKYFPPQAKVRMDELVNNLKIALRGRIEKLEWMSEDTRIQALAKLDAFGVKIGYPDKWEDYSKLEVGTNSYIENLWNAARFSSEKDIAKLGEPVDTEKWGMTPQTVNAYYHPLLNEVVFPAAILQPPFFYMNGDDAVNYGAIGVVIGHEMTHGFDDSGRQFDKDGNMRDWWTAEDTDKFNAKAEKLVEQFNGFQAFDDLHVDGKLTLGENIADYGGLTISMEAYKMALNGKKPADIDGFNNMQRFFLAYSKVWRGNVRDTYLRKLIKEDEHSPGEYRVNGGLFNIPEFYAAFEISPEAPLYRTEEQRADIW; encoded by the coding sequence ATGAATATTAAAAAATTGTCAGGTGGGATTTTGAGCGCAGGTTTAGCGCTTTCCATCATGGTAAGTTGTGCTGAAAAAGCACCAAAAGGTACAGGCGTACTGAATAAAGAAGACATGAACCTTGCAGTGAATCCTGGTGATAATTTCTTCGAATATGCCAATGGTACTTGGATGAAAAATACACCAATTCCTGCTGATAAAAGTCGATATGGTGCTTTTGATATTTTAGGGGAAAGCGCTAATGAAGCTGTGCATAATATTATGGAAGAGGCTGCTAAAGCGGAGAATGCCGAGCCTGGAAGTAACTTGAAGAAAATTCAGGACTTCTATGCAACTGCCATGGATGTTGAGAAAATTGATAAAGTAGGGATTCAGCCTTTGCTTCCTGAGTTCGCACAAATAGCTTCCGTGCAAAATGCAACAGACTTACGTAATGAATTGCTGCATCTTCATAAAATGGGTGTTAGTGCTTTGTTTGGTGCAGGTGTTGACCAGGATATGAAGAATACGACAGTTAACCGTATGTATGTTTCGGAAGATGGTCTTTCCTTATCTGATCGTGATTACTATGTTGCCGATAACGAGACTAGTGAAAATATCCGTAAAGAGTTTGTGAAGCATGTTGCCAAGATGTTTGAATTGATTGGTGATGATGCAGAAGTAGCTCAAAGCAATGCCGGGAGAATCATGAAATTTGAAACTCGCATGGCAGAAAAATTCAATACTCGTTTGGAGAATAAAGATTATCCCGCGATGTACAATCCTAAAACTCTTGAAGAACTAGAAAAAGAATATCCAAATTTTGCATGGGCTACTTATTTCAAGGAATTGGGTGCTGACATTAAAGAATATGTTATTATAACTCACCCTCGTTTTATGGCTGAGTTGAATAATATGTTGGTTGATGAAAAAATGGATGATATTAAATTGTATCTGAAATGGAAAGTGTTAAACGATGCTGCAGGTGCTGTTGGTTCTGAATTGGAAAAGCAAAATTTCGCTTTTTTCGGAACTACCCTAACAGGTGCAACCGAACAGCAGCCACGTTGGAGACGTATGTCTAATTCGACAGGTTCTGTTTTAGGTGAAGCAGTGGGTCAGTTATACGTTGAGAAATATTTTCCACCACAAGCTAAAGTGAGAATGGACGAATTGGTGAACAATTTGAAAATCGCTTTGCGCGGAAGAATTGAAAAATTAGAGTGGATGAGCGAAGACACCCGAATTCAAGCATTGGCGAAGTTAGATGCTTTTGGTGTGAAGATTGGTTATCCTGATAAATGGGAAGATTATTCGAAACTAGAAGTTGGAACGAACTCATATATTGAAAACCTTTGGAATGCGGCTCGTTTTAGTTCCGAAAAGGACATTGCCAAATTAGGAGAACCAGTAGACACAGAGAAATGGGGCATGACTCCACAAACGGTGAATGCATATTATCATCCACTATTGAATGAAGTCGTATTTCCAGCTGCAATTCTTCAACCTCCTTTCTTTTACATGAATGGTGATGATGCCGTAAACTACGGTGCAATTGGTGTGGTTATTGGTCACGAAATGACTCATGGTTTTGATGATTCTGGTCGTCAATTCGATAAGGATGGCAACATGAGAGACTGGTGGACTGCCGAGGATACAGATAAGTTTAACGCAAAAGCTGAGAAATTAGTTGAGCAATTTAACGGTTTTCAGGCATTCGATGATTTACATGTTGATGGTAAATTGACATTGGGTGAGAACATTGCTGATTACGGTGGGTTAACCATTTCGATGGAAGCCTACAAAATGGCATTGAATGGTAAGAAGCCTGCAGATATTGATGGTTTTAATAACATGCAACGTTTCTTTCTTGCTTACTCTAAAGTTTGGAGAGGTAATGTAAGAGATACGTATTTACGAAAATTGATCAAAGAAGATGAGCATTCTCCTGGAGAATACCGTGTGAATGGTGGATTATTCAATATTCCTGAATTTTATGCTGCTTTCGAAATTAGTCCGGAAGCTCCTTTGTACCGAACAGAAGAGCAAAGAGCTGACATTTGGTAA
- a CDS encoding DUF2089 family protein, with protein sequence MNKKLPINCPSCESGLKVNSLHCESCDTTITGLFELPILLKLGNKDQAFILDFIKSSGSLKVMAEKLKLSYPTVRNMLDELITKIEKLQDHDSKNL encoded by the coding sequence ATGAATAAAAAACTGCCGATTAATTGTCCCAGTTGTGAATCGGGACTTAAAGTAAATAGTTTGCATTGCGAAAGCTGCGATACAACTATAACAGGACTATTCGAATTGCCAATCTTATTAAAGCTTGGTAATAAGGATCAAGCTTTTATTCTGGATTTTATAAAAAGTAGTGGGAGTCTAAAAGTAATGGCCGAGAAATTAAAGCTAAGTTATCCTACTGTGAGAAATATGCTAGACGAACTCATCACCAAAATTGAAAAATTGCAAGATCATGATTCAAAAAATCTTTAA
- a CDS encoding alpha/beta hydrolase family protein, translating to MKKLVLLTAFLVSVLCTHAQQTDTTYVQVEGTSLHCVLSKEASSTASPLVIIVAGSGPTDLNGNQPGMQNNSLRLLSEALVSKGISTLRFDKRAIAKSAYADFKEEDLNIDQYANDLTKLIKHAGQKGFTDIYVAGHSEGSLLALLAIQKVKVKGFVSIAGAGRSADLILKEQLKPKLPPEFYLKVELIIDSLKMGELVKNTPPELNALFRASVQPYLISWFKYSPSDLIANLTCPILILQGDKDIQVGLEDANKLKAASSNAELVVVNNMNHVLKTIEMGMQENIASYTNPILPVNTDLVEAIANFIKE from the coding sequence ATGAAAAAACTTGTATTGTTAACAGCATTTCTGGTAAGTGTATTGTGCACTCATGCACAGCAAACTGATACAACCTATGTTCAGGTTGAAGGAACAAGCTTGCATTGCGTTCTAAGCAAGGAAGCCAGCTCTACAGCATCTCCGTTGGTGATTATTGTTGCGGGTTCGGGACCAACCGATTTGAATGGGAACCAACCTGGCATGCAAAACAATAGCTTGCGATTATTATCCGAAGCTCTTGTGTCGAAAGGGATATCAACATTACGATTCGATAAAAGAGCTATTGCAAAAAGTGCTTATGCCGATTTTAAAGAGGAAGATTTAAATATTGATCAATATGCTAATGATCTTACCAAATTAATTAAGCATGCTGGGCAAAAAGGATTTACGGATATTTATGTGGCAGGGCACAGTGAAGGATCTTTGCTTGCATTATTGGCAATTCAGAAGGTAAAAGTGAAAGGATTCGTATCCATTGCCGGAGCAGGAAGGTCGGCCGATTTGATTCTTAAAGAACAGTTGAAACCTAAATTACCACCTGAGTTTTACTTGAAGGTGGAATTAATTATAGACAGTCTGAAAATGGGTGAATTGGTTAAAAATACTCCTCCCGAATTGAACGCTTTGTTTCGAGCCTCAGTTCAGCCTTACCTAATCTCTTGGTTTAAATACAGCCCGAGCGACCTAATTGCGAATTTAACTTGTCCTATATTAATCCTTCAGGGTGATAAAGATATTCAGGTTGGGCTAGAGGATGCCAATAAGTTGAAAGCAGCATCATCAAATGCGGAATTGGTTGTTGTGAACAACATGAATCATGTGCTAAAAACCATTGAAATGGGAATGCAGGAAAATATCGCATCCTATACCAATCCAATTCTTCCGGTGAATACCGATTTGGTAGAAGCTATTGCTAATTTTATTAAAGAATAA
- a CDS encoding ferric reductase-like transmembrane domain-containing protein, with amino-acid sequence MNWLKKNWDWILVCVIAFVPLFSLYELANFNFENNNYDFLIFDDYEYPPHIAEQMDFDTIPGIKFAIHTTGEWAIRFLITILLCTPVRILFGWTCSLYTRQAIGITTGIYVLLHFSLFLKYEGFFAIFSEPELVLGFLAGIIVVALMITSNKRSMKLLKKAWKKLHRMAYVAAGLVLLHVILLKEDWLVYACILGLGFLIRYKPIRSRLEELRLKKA; translated from the coding sequence ATGAATTGGCTGAAAAAAAACTGGGACTGGATTTTAGTTTGTGTCATTGCGTTTGTACCTCTTTTCAGCTTATATGAATTGGCAAATTTCAATTTCGAGAATAATAATTACGATTTTCTCATTTTTGATGATTATGAATATCCTCCGCACATAGCTGAACAAATGGATTTTGATACCATCCCAGGTATTAAATTTGCGATTCATACTACAGGAGAATGGGCCATTCGTTTTCTGATTACCATCTTACTGTGCACACCTGTGCGAATTCTTTTTGGGTGGACGTGCAGTCTCTATACTCGTCAGGCAATAGGCATAACGACAGGTATTTACGTGCTTCTTCATTTTTCCTTATTTCTAAAATATGAGGGATTCTTTGCTATTTTTAGTGAACCGGAATTGGTGCTGGGATTTTTGGCAGGAATTATAGTGGTTGCGCTAATGATTACCTCAAATAAAAGATCCATGAAGCTATTGAAAAAGGCATGGAAGAAGCTTCACCGAATGGCCTACGTGGCCGCAGGCTTAGTTCTTTTGCATGTGATATTACTCAAAGAAGACTGGCTTGTTTATGCTTGTATATTGGGTTTGGGTTTTCTAATTAGATACAAACCAATTCGTTCTCGTTTAGAAGAGTTGCGCCTGAAAAAAGCCTGA
- the modA gene encoding molybdate ABC transporter substrate-binding protein codes for MNFLLKIKFLYLLLFILLISCSSGDKSKNSISVFAAASVTNVMTEIAGEFKNETGIRIQLNFASSGILARQIESGAGFDYYVSASKEWMDYLDSMQLVNRNSISSIAGNRMVAIVPIENKELFIDSVSIVNFPDLFKGRISIGDPAHVPAGKYAQQIMSSNSWEVKLAKRILPAKNVRDALFMVEMGEVEMGMVYSSDAQKSKKVRTVYEFAVADCDPILYYGAGKIKSDENLKAFLTFLEGDKAKLIWKRNGFKIN; via the coding sequence ATGAATTTTTTGTTGAAAATTAAGTTTCTCTATTTGCTCCTCTTTATTTTATTGATATCATGCTCATCTGGTGATAAATCAAAGAATTCAATTAGTGTATTTGCGGCGGCAAGTGTTACCAATGTAATGACAGAGATTGCGGGAGAATTTAAAAATGAAACAGGTATACGTATTCAGTTAAATTTTGCATCATCAGGTATATTGGCCAGACAAATTGAAAGTGGTGCTGGTTTTGATTACTATGTGTCTGCAAGTAAGGAGTGGATGGATTATTTGGATTCTATGCAATTGGTTAATCGAAATTCGATTAGTAGCATCGCTGGAAATAGAATGGTAGCGATCGTGCCAATAGAGAATAAGGAGTTATTTATTGATTCGGTTTCGATTGTTAATTTCCCCGATCTCTTTAAAGGTCGTATTTCAATTGGTGATCCAGCTCATGTTCCTGCAGGTAAATATGCTCAACAAATTATGAGTTCAAATTCTTGGGAAGTAAAATTAGCGAAACGAATATTACCAGCTAAAAATGTACGGGATGCACTCTTTATGGTCGAAATGGGAGAGGTTGAAATGGGAATGGTGTATTCGTCGGACGCGCAGAAATCTAAAAAAGTAAGAACAGTTTATGAATTTGCAGTTGCCGATTGTGACCCGATACTTTATTATGGTGCAGGAAAAATAAAATCTGATGAAAATTTAAAAGCTTTTCTAACTTTTTTAGAGGGAGATAAAGCCAAGTTGATTTGGAAAAGGAATGGCTTTAAAATAAACTAA
- the modC gene encoding molybdenum ABC transporter ATP-binding protein, whose protein sequence is MHALSAHLKRKKGNFSLDIEVDFFRGITGVFGPSGAGKTTLMHLLVGLEKPDEGFLQIDDILLVDTVKNINEPARNRKIGYVFQEGRLFPHMTVRKNLLFATKYVPKGKQVIEFAELVNLLELNNLLEKRPKQLSGGEKQRVAIGRALLSSPKLLLMDEPFSSLDVKLRRQIIPYLIKINRKFNIPMLVVSHDLPDLLSLTRELFLLKNGRVLGHGNYLDLIEQENMFDVMRGAGLMNVLQFKVDAHDKENGLSILTNKDASQEISIEREMVSDCCQIGDEINVSLRPEDISLTLERIPNISIRNQLPGTIMKIIEKDNRIYCLVDVGFKLLVSITHASLLKMELTKGKQVWCLFKSMALQTNI, encoded by the coding sequence ATGCACGCTTTATCGGCACATTTAAAACGTAAAAAAGGCAATTTCTCTTTGGATATTGAAGTTGATTTCTTTCGGGGAATTACTGGGGTATTTGGTCCGTCGGGAGCAGGTAAAACAACTTTAATGCACTTATTGGTTGGTTTAGAGAAGCCCGATGAAGGATTTTTGCAGATTGACGATATCTTGTTGGTAGATACTGTAAAGAACATAAATGAGCCTGCCCGAAATCGTAAAATTGGATATGTGTTTCAGGAAGGACGATTATTTCCTCACATGACTGTTCGGAAAAATCTGCTCTTTGCCACAAAGTACGTACCTAAAGGCAAACAAGTTATTGAATTTGCCGAATTGGTAAACTTATTGGAATTAAATAATTTGCTTGAAAAGCGACCCAAACAATTATCCGGAGGAGAAAAGCAAAGAGTGGCGATAGGGAGGGCTTTACTCAGTTCTCCTAAGCTTTTGCTGATGGATGAACCGTTTTCCTCTCTGGATGTAAAGTTGCGTAGACAGATTATTCCTTACCTGATTAAGATCAATCGAAAATTCAACATACCAATGCTTGTTGTAAGTCATGATTTGCCTGATTTACTAAGTTTGACCCGAGAGTTGTTTCTGCTCAAAAATGGACGTGTTCTTGGGCACGGAAACTATCTTGATTTGATTGAGCAGGAGAATATGTTTGATGTAATGCGGGGTGCTGGTTTAATGAATGTGCTTCAATTTAAGGTGGATGCTCACGATAAGGAAAATGGACTAAGCATTTTAACGAACAAGGATGCTAGTCAGGAAATTAGCATTGAGCGGGAAATGGTAAGTGATTGTTGCCAAATTGGTGATGAAATTAATGTGTCACTTCGACCTGAAGATATTTCTTTAACCTTGGAGAGGATCCCAAATATTTCCATCAGAAATCAGTTGCCGGGAACAATAATGAAAATAATTGAGAAAGATAATCGGATCTATTGCCTTGTTGATGTTGGCTTTAAATTGCTTGTTTCAATTACACATGCTTCTTTGTTAAAAATGGAGCTTACCAAAGGAAAACAGGTGTGGTGTTTGTTTAAATCAATGGCCTTGCAAACTAATATTTGA
- a CDS encoding PH domain-containing protein, producing the protein MSKPDLTKPTRQALRGILVIFVFEVQKRLRVFWPILLLIFAQKKLLPASITIPMAIGIICLLMLVHVILYYLNFYFYIEGNQFIIKKGYLRKIVLSIPLERIQSVNTKQNLLQQLLNVYSLEVDTAGSVGNELKIYSLSGSYTEHLTQFLESHKENTNEEKSESISDTSKEVEIIKLSPADLLRIGISQNHFKTGLIILVFVSQIVDQIKDLFQKETDAYSDSVQNIISNSGILIFTALIIFALAISIFATLLFTVIKYYDFKLVKYQQNYRITAGLFNKRKVLLPFSKVQQLNWETGPIKKMFGIFKISFKQAVSKQVQQKQVIDAPGCLEKHIESIRNEVFKGDLPDYSEKIYSHRRYFNLLWFQRGLFPAALATPLYIIEPLWLIAGTFWLAISAVYCWVMVRKSYFQFNKSQLIVGKGGINTEWQQSEAFKTQSVDFRQTFFQKRRGLASLRVNNASGQIDIPYIQEDIANKLMNYILYHVETSNKKWM; encoded by the coding sequence ATGAGTAAACCCGATTTAACAAAACCGACCCGACAAGCCTTGCGAGGAATTTTGGTGATTTTCGTTTTCGAAGTTCAAAAAAGATTGCGGGTATTTTGGCCTATCCTCCTCCTTATTTTTGCTCAGAAGAAGCTACTGCCAGCATCAATAACTATTCCTATGGCAATAGGAATTATTTGCCTGTTAATGCTTGTTCATGTCATTCTTTACTACCTGAATTTCTACTTTTACATTGAAGGGAATCAATTTATCATTAAAAAAGGCTACCTGCGCAAAATAGTTCTTTCAATACCACTGGAACGCATACAAAGTGTGAATACAAAGCAAAACCTTTTGCAACAACTATTAAATGTATATTCGCTTGAAGTAGATACTGCAGGATCGGTAGGAAATGAATTAAAGATCTATTCCTTAAGCGGTTCCTATACCGAGCATCTAACTCAATTCCTGGAATCACATAAGGAAAATACGAATGAAGAGAAGTCTGAATCAATTTCCGATACCAGCAAAGAAGTAGAAATCATAAAACTTAGCCCCGCGGATTTATTGCGAATAGGAATAAGTCAAAACCATTTTAAAACAGGATTAATTATTCTTGTTTTCGTTTCTCAGATAGTGGATCAAATTAAAGATTTATTTCAGAAAGAAACCGATGCCTATTCCGATTCCGTTCAAAACATTATATCCAACTCAGGCATATTAATTTTTACGGCATTAATTATTTTCGCTCTGGCAATATCGATCTTCGCAACACTCCTGTTCACGGTCATAAAATATTACGATTTTAAACTTGTTAAGTACCAACAAAATTACCGCATAACCGCTGGCCTGTTTAATAAGCGCAAGGTTTTGCTTCCATTCAGCAAAGTACAACAGCTCAACTGGGAAACCGGACCCATAAAAAAGATGTTTGGTATATTTAAAATCAGCTTTAAACAAGCTGTGAGTAAACAAGTACAGCAAAAACAAGTGATTGATGCTCCCGGTTGTTTGGAGAAGCATATTGAAAGCATCCGAAATGAAGTATTTAAGGGAGATCTGCCTGATTACAGCGAAAAGATTTATTCACACCGCAGATATTTCAATTTGTTATGGTTCCAAAGAGGATTGTTTCCTGCAGCACTCGCAACTCCATTGTATATTATTGAGCCTTTATGGCTGATTGCAGGAACATTTTGGCTGGCTATATCAGCGGTGTACTGCTGGGTGATGGTCCGAAAAAGCTATTTTCAATTTAATAAATCACAATTGATCGTTGGCAAAGGAGGGATAAATACTGAGTGGCAACAATCCGAAGCCTTTAAAACACAATCTGTTGATTTTAGACAAACGTTTTTTCAAAAACGAAGAGGCTTGGCTTCATTACGAGTAAACAATGCATCAGGACAAATAGATATCCCTTACATCCAGGAAGATATTGCAAATAAACTGATGAACTACATCCTTTATCATGTTGAGACATCCAACAAGAAATGGATGTAA
- a CDS encoding Crp/Fnr family transcriptional regulator, producing MLIQPKDSIFSNCEICTDKSCAVQTLSRDDLALLSDNYHETSFEKGEIILSKGSFVDHVVYLRRGLVKEYGKGEHKQEYILQVIKPQSYLGLHSIFSNSSNHYSYMALTNVTVCYIKLPVFSKFIKENGRFSYEILSSVCNDSLRNYHRFIDQHQKKIFGKVADALLYFSSVIFESSNFTLPLSRKEIAHMIGTSRESVSKQICGFEADQIIKVNGRSIFILDMEKLKQISRVG from the coding sequence ATGTTGATACAACCAAAGGACTCTATTTTTTCCAATTGTGAAATTTGTACAGACAAGTCTTGTGCGGTTCAAACGCTGTCGAGAGATGATCTAGCTTTGTTGAGTGATAACTACCATGAGACATCATTCGAAAAGGGCGAAATAATCTTGTCGAAAGGTTCTTTTGTAGATCATGTGGTATACTTACGTCGCGGACTTGTTAAGGAATATGGAAAGGGCGAACACAAGCAAGAGTATATATTACAAGTGATTAAACCTCAATCTTATTTAGGATTGCATTCTATATTTAGTAACAGTTCAAATCACTATTCCTATATGGCTTTAACTAATGTAACGGTTTGTTATATTAAACTACCTGTTTTTTCTAAATTTATTAAAGAAAATGGAAGGTTTAGTTATGAGATATTGTCTTCGGTATGTAATGATAGTTTGCGAAATTATCATCGTTTTATCGATCAGCATCAAAAGAAGATATTCGGAAAGGTTGCTGATGCTTTATTGTATTTTTCCAGTGTTATTTTTGAATCTTCAAATTTCACCTTACCTCTTAGCCGTAAAGAAATTGCTCACATGATTGGTACCAGTAGAGAAAGTGTATCAAAACAGATTTGTGGGTTTGAAGCAGATCAAATTATTAAAGTAAACGGTCGTAGTATTTTCATTTTGGATATGGAGAAATTGAAACAAATCAGCAGGGTCGGATAA
- a CDS encoding GAF domain-containing protein — translation MKTLEKQNIGKEILCKWQDEIDLLEDLLKVSAILIMKLHPHELEVLVSSRNENNPYSIGDRGELSIGSYCDSVVASKAKVYIEDALSDDFWKDKLKYNNGMCCYLGLPILYPNEELFGTICVLNKEYREFNDLDQKLVNHFRKSIESDLLINE, via the coding sequence ATGAAGACATTAGAAAAACAAAATATAGGAAAGGAAATCTTGTGCAAATGGCAAGATGAAATTGATCTGCTTGAGGATTTATTAAAGGTGTCTGCAATTCTAATTATGAAATTGCATCCTCACGAATTGGAAGTTCTTGTTAGTTCGCGTAACGAGAATAACCCTTATTCAATTGGAGACAGAGGAGAGCTTAGTATTGGTTCGTACTGCGATTCGGTTGTTGCGAGCAAAGCTAAAGTTTACATTGAAGATGCCTTATCAGATGATTTTTGGAAGGATAAACTCAAGTATAACAATGGCATGTGTTGCTATTTGGGCTTGCCAATTCTATATCCTAACGAGGAATTGTTCGGAACCATATGTGTCTTAAATAAGGAATATAGAGAATTTAATGATTTAGATCAGAAATTAGTTAATCATTTCCGGAAAAGTATTGAGTCTGATTTACTTATTAATGAGTAG
- the modB gene encoding molybdate ABC transporter permease subunit encodes MENWFVFSETEMSAIGLSFKVALWCAILVLPMAILTGWWLARKSFRGKSLIEGFVNLPLVLPPVATGFVLLLLLGSKGLIGQFIYEWFGIRIAFTYYAAVIASMIVSFPLAVRAIRLSIEMVDPGFEEAAKTLGASTFQSFVRVTLPLALPGIISGFVLSFARSLGEFGATIIFAGNISGETQTIPLALFNQIQVPGMESSAFRLLLVAVVFSFLAMSVSEYLVKKLYKRI; translated from the coding sequence ATGGAGAATTGGTTCGTGTTTTCGGAAACAGAAATGAGTGCAATAGGCCTTTCTTTTAAAGTGGCTTTGTGGTGTGCTATTCTGGTTTTACCAATGGCAATTTTGACTGGCTGGTGGCTGGCCCGTAAATCATTTAGAGGAAAGTCTTTAATTGAGGGTTTTGTAAATTTACCATTGGTACTGCCACCTGTTGCAACAGGATTCGTTTTGTTGCTTTTGCTGGGTTCAAAAGGGCTGATAGGTCAGTTTATATATGAATGGTTTGGAATACGAATTGCCTTTACCTATTATGCTGCTGTAATTGCCTCTATGATTGTGTCTTTTCCCTTGGCTGTTCGTGCCATTCGTCTTTCAATAGAAATGGTAGATCCGGGTTTCGAAGAAGCCGCGAAGACATTAGGCGCCAGCACGTTTCAGAGTTTCGTGAGAGTGACTTTGCCCTTAGCTTTGCCAGGTATTATCAGTGGCTTTGTTCTTTCGTTTGCACGATCATTGGGTGAGTTTGGTGCGACCATCATTTTTGCAGGAAATATATCCGGAGAAACACAGACAATACCATTGGCTCTTTTTAATCAGATTCAGGTTCCAGGAATGGAAAGTTCAGCATTCCGATTGCTTTTGGTTGCTGTGGTGTTTTCTTTTTTGGCTATGTCTGTTTCTGAATATTTAGTGAAGAAATTATACAAGCGAATTTAG
- a CDS encoding DUF3820 family protein — protein MENIDGAFMNEELIKLIQMRMPYGKYKGRYLIDIPEPYLVWYRQKGFPAGKLGEMLASMYEIKLNGLEGMLRPLCKKYQ, from the coding sequence ATGGAAAATATAGATGGGGCTTTCATGAATGAAGAATTAATTAAATTAATTCAAATGAGAATGCCCTATGGAAAATACAAAGGTCGATATTTAATTGATATTCCTGAACCTTATTTGGTTTGGTACCGACAAAAAGGATTTCCTGCTGGGAAATTAGGAGAAATGCTTGCTTCCATGTATGAAATAAAACTAAATGGATTAGAGGGAATGTTACGACCGCTTTGCAAGAAGTATCAGTGA
- the mnmA gene encoding tRNA 2-thiouridine(34) synthase MnmA, protein MNEGMNTKGRLVLGMSGGTDSSVAAMMLKEQGYQVIGVSLWFFGPNNSFDPTDPLPDFIVDAQKLAHQLGIEHHVIDARREFRETIIQFFLDEYMAGRTPSPCIQCNPQLKWKLLLEKANELNCEFIATGHYIQIIKESDNFYIHKGKDPAKDQSYFLWNLGQDILSRTITPLGKYTKTEVRELARNYNYAEVAKKKESMGICFMDHMDYRDFLQEMIPDLDQKIGRGKVTDTKGNHLGWHDGYPYYTIGQKRGLDLEEKSGLMVSKIDASSNTLILEKKDDLNRMNIKVSDYYFNNIADSQLPNINTIVRGLGRNPQKYSTIHIINGKELEVKLEDPAWAIAPGQPVAFYIGDKLIGGGFAE, encoded by the coding sequence ATGAACGAGGGGATGAACACAAAAGGCAGACTTGTATTGGGAATGAGCGGAGGAACCGATTCTTCGGTAGCAGCGATGATGCTAAAAGAACAAGGCTATCAGGTTATTGGTGTTTCTTTGTGGTTTTTTGGCCCAAACAATTCATTTGATCCTACTGATCCTCTACCCGATTTTATTGTTGATGCTCAAAAATTGGCGCATCAGTTAGGTATCGAACATCATGTGATTGATGCCCGCAGAGAATTTAGAGAAACCATTATTCAGTTCTTTTTGGATGAATACATGGCCGGACGAACTCCCAGTCCATGTATTCAGTGCAATCCGCAACTGAAATGGAAATTACTTTTGGAGAAAGCCAATGAGCTGAATTGTGAATTTATTGCTACTGGACATTACATTCAGATTATCAAGGAATCGGATAATTTCTATATCCACAAAGGAAAAGATCCTGCGAAAGATCAATCTTACTTCCTTTGGAATTTGGGACAAGATATTTTATCGAGAACAATTACTCCTTTAGGAAAATATACTAAAACGGAAGTGCGTGAATTGGCTCGAAACTACAATTATGCCGAAGTTGCCAAGAAAAAGGAAAGCATGGGCATCTGTTTTATGGATCACATGGATTACCGCGACTTTTTACAAGAAATGATTCCTGATCTGGATCAGAAAATCGGCCGGGGAAAAGTAACCGATACCAAAGGCAATCATTTGGGTTGGCACGATGGATATCCCTACTACACAATTGGTCAGAAAAGAGGTCTGGACCTGGAAGAAAAATCGGGCTTAATGGTGAGTAAGATTGATGCCAGTAGCAACACCCTTATCCTGGAAAAGAAAGATGATTTGAATCGAATGAATATAAAGGTTTCCGATTATTATTTCAATAATATTGCTGACAGTCAGTTGCCAAATATTAACACCATTGTGCGGGGATTGGGCCGAAATCCACAAAAATACAGCACAATACATATCATCAATGGTAAAGAACTGGAAGTGAAATTAGAGGATCCGGCATGGGCAATTGCACCCGGGCAACCAGTCGCATTCTACATTGGTGATAAATTAATTGGTGGCGGTTTTGCCGAGTAG